The Mammaliicoccus sciuri genome window below encodes:
- a CDS encoding carbon starvation CstA family protein, which translates to MITFLVSIVLLVIGYFTYGKYIEKMFGVKEERPTPAHDQRDNIDFVPMSTNKNSLIQLLNIAGVGPIFGPIMGALYGPVAFIWIVLGSIFAGAVHDYLTGMISIRNKGAHLPELAGKFLGNVMKHLVNVFTLLLLLLTGTVFVTSPALLLHSLMDGKVALGIIIFVIFLYYFLSTVIPIDKIIGKVYPIFGFILMISAIGIFIRLLMTGAEIPELTLKNMHPDSAPIFPLLFFTITCGALSGFHATQSPIISRTTNNEKNGRKIFYGMMIAEGIIAMIWAAAAMSLFGGYGGLQEVLAKGEAALVVSEASTMLLGSVFGTLAILGVIVLPITSGDTSFRSARMILADYFNFGQKKVMNRFAIAIPMFVISFILTRVDFTILWRYFSWANQTTAVIALWIGAMYLLLSKKNFYVALIPALFMTWNIFTYILSQPIGFGMDLSLSYWLSAGLTILWSMYFYYLYRKNSENAIEIDYQIGGSPVSKY; encoded by the coding sequence ATGATTACATTTTTAGTTTCTATCGTTTTATTAGTTATAGGTTATTTTACATATGGCAAGTATATTGAAAAAATGTTTGGTGTTAAAGAAGAACGTCCGACGCCTGCTCATGATCAAAGGGATAATATTGATTTTGTTCCGATGTCGACAAATAAGAACTCATTGATTCAATTGTTAAATATTGCAGGGGTTGGACCGATATTTGGACCGATTATGGGTGCTTTATATGGACCAGTTGCTTTTATTTGGATTGTGTTAGGGTCTATATTTGCTGGTGCTGTTCATGATTATTTAACAGGTATGATTTCTATACGTAATAAGGGTGCTCATTTACCTGAATTAGCTGGTAAGTTTTTAGGTAATGTGATGAAACATCTCGTGAACGTCTTTACACTATTGCTATTGTTACTAACAGGTACTGTATTTGTTACGAGTCCGGCATTACTATTACATTCTTTAATGGATGGTAAAGTGGCTTTAGGTATTATTATTTTTGTTATTTTCTTATATTATTTCTTATCAACAGTGATACCTATCGATAAAATTATTGGTAAAGTTTATCCGATATTTGGATTTATCTTAATGATTTCTGCAATAGGAATCTTTATACGATTACTTATGACTGGTGCCGAAATTCCAGAATTAACATTGAAAAATATGCATCCTGATTCGGCGCCAATTTTTCCTTTATTATTCTTTACGATTACTTGTGGTGCCTTATCTGGTTTCCATGCGACACAATCACCGATTATTTCTAGAACGACGAATAATGAGAAAAATGGTCGTAAAATATTCTACGGTATGATGATTGCTGAAGGTATTATTGCGATGATTTGGGCTGCGGCTGCTATGAGTTTATTTGGTGGCTATGGTGGTCTACAAGAAGTGTTAGCGAAAGGTGAAGCGGCGCTTGTAGTGAGTGAGGCTTCTACTATGTTATTAGGTTCTGTATTTGGAACATTAGCGATATTAGGTGTTATTGTATTACCAATAACAAGTGGTGATACTTCATTTAGAAGTGCGAGAATGATTTTGGCTGACTACTTTAATTTCGGTCAGAAAAAAGTAATGAATCGCTTCGCAATTGCGATACCGATGTTTGTTATTAGTTTTATTTTAACGAGAGTAGATTTCACAATACTTTGGAGATACTTCTCATGGGCAAACCAAACAACAGCTGTTATCGCTCTATGGATAGGCGCTATGTATTTATTACTATCTAAAAAGAATTTCTATGTCGCTTTAATACCTGCTTTATTCATGACGTGGAATATATTCACATATATATTAAGCCAACCAATAGGATTTGGGATGGATTTATCGCTTAGTTATTGGTTATCAGCTGGTTTGACGATTTTATGGTCTATGTATTTCTATTATTTATATCGTAAAAATAGTGAAAATGCGATAGAAATAGATTATCAAATCGGAGGATCACCCGTATCTAAATATTAA
- the noc gene encoding nucleoid occlusion protein has translation MKKPFSKLFGLKDKELEHIEEARAEGNVAVVSTERIVPNRYQPRKVFDESKIKELAQSIKEHGLLQPIVVRPIEEGMYEIIAGERRFRAMKYNDLPETEVIIKPLNDKETAAVALIENIQRENLSAIEEAEAYKKLLDLEDITQHDLAVSMGKSQSFIANKLRLLKLSEPIIISLQKGEITERHARALLGLDDEGQQEVLTSIQSQNLNVKQTEDRVKKIRGSEKVKAKQFQFEQDITEALDTLGQSIKNVEKEGIKIKRIDEEHKDFYEITIKVYKKK, from the coding sequence ATGAAAAAGCCTTTTTCTAAATTATTTGGACTTAAAGACAAAGAATTAGAACACATAGAAGAAGCACGAGCTGAAGGTAATGTGGCAGTCGTATCAACAGAAAGAATAGTGCCAAACCGTTATCAACCGAGAAAAGTATTCGATGAATCTAAAATTAAAGAACTCGCACAATCTATAAAAGAACATGGATTATTACAACCTATTGTTGTTCGTCCAATTGAAGAAGGTATGTATGAAATCATAGCAGGTGAGCGAAGATTTCGTGCAATGAAATATAACGATTTACCAGAAACTGAAGTTATTATTAAACCATTAAATGACAAAGAAACAGCAGCCGTTGCACTGATTGAAAATATACAAAGAGAAAATTTATCAGCTATAGAAGAAGCGGAAGCCTATAAGAAATTGTTGGATTTAGAAGACATTACACAACATGACTTAGCAGTTAGTATGGGTAAGAGCCAATCATTTATAGCCAATAAATTAAGACTGCTCAAATTATCAGAACCTATTATTATTTCATTGCAAAAAGGTGAAATAACAGAAAGACATGCAAGAGCATTGTTAGGTTTAGATGATGAAGGGCAACAAGAAGTCTTAACATCCATACAATCTCAGAACTTAAACGTTAAACAAACAGAAGATCGCGTTAAGAAAATACGCGGGTCTGAAAAAGTAAAAGCAAAACAATTTCAATTCGAACAAGATATCACAGAAGCACTTGATACACTCGGACAAAGCATTAAAAATGTTGAAAAAGAAGGTATTAAAATCAAGCGAATTGATGAAGAACATAAAGACTTCTATGAAATTACGATTAAAGTTTATAAGAAGAAATAA
- the rsmG gene encoding 16S rRNA (guanine(527)-N(7))-methyltransferase RsmG: protein MNEQTFIDTLKESGITLTDKQIKQFETYFEMLVEWNEKINLTAVTEKEEVYLKHFFDSVTPSFYIDFNEIETICDVGAGAGFPSIPLKIVYPHLQITIVDSLNKRIKFLNELAASLDIDQVNFVHDRAETFGKSQQYRESFDLVTARAVARLSVLSELCLPLVKKGGQFVALKGSQGNEELEDAQFAISVLGGEVKTVHEFTLPLEESMRQIITIDKLRQTPKKYPRKPGTPNKEPLTK from the coding sequence ATGAATGAACAAACTTTTATTGATACGTTAAAAGAATCTGGTATAACATTAACTGATAAACAAATTAAGCAATTCGAAACATACTTTGAGATGTTAGTAGAGTGGAACGAAAAAATTAACTTAACAGCAGTTACTGAAAAAGAAGAAGTGTACTTGAAACACTTCTTTGATTCAGTGACACCAAGCTTTTATATAGATTTTAATGAAATTGAAACGATCTGTGATGTAGGGGCAGGTGCTGGATTTCCGAGCATCCCTTTAAAAATCGTATATCCACACTTGCAAATTACGATAGTAGATTCACTAAATAAAAGAATTAAATTTTTAAATGAATTAGCTGCATCATTAGACATAGATCAAGTAAACTTTGTACATGATAGAGCAGAAACATTCGGTAAATCACAACAGTATCGTGAAAGCTTTGATCTTGTAACTGCAAGAGCAGTAGCACGATTATCTGTATTAAGTGAATTATGTCTACCTTTAGTGAAAAAGGGCGGTCAATTTGTCGCATTAAAAGGCTCACAAGGTAATGAAGAGTTAGAAGATGCACAATTTGCAATTTCTGTATTAGGTGGAGAAGTAAAAACAGTACATGAATTTACGCTACCTCTTGAAGAAAGTATGAGACAGATCATTACGATAGATAAATTAAGACAAACACCTAAGAAGTATCCAAGAAAGCCAGGAACACCAAACAAAGAACCTTTAACAAAATAA